The following coding sequences lie in one Candidatus Ryanbacteria bacterium CG10_big_fil_rev_8_21_14_0_10_43_42 genomic window:
- a CDS encoding endonuclease III, whose translation MKNTKSQRFKYTIRYWYKNHAPALSWRETRDPYAIFVSEVMLQQTQIPRVQEKYPLFLKRFPTITHLATAPLASVLIEWQGMGYNRRGIYLKRAAEIIQSEHGGIIPKTIHELERLPGIGPYSARAIQCFAYGICEPFVETNIRRVIIHEFFPKKQSVADDAILAILSSIEPQTKKREWYYALMDYGRDGLKHVPNPNRRSKGYAKQSKFEGSNRYIRAQILKYILANKKATKEELFALLTDNPHIKDLSSKKYTEILAKLHKDTTLRRKGKFYMV comes from the coding sequence ATGAAGAACACTAAAAGTCAAAGATTCAAATATACCATACGGTATTGGTATAAAAATCATGCTCCCGCATTATCATGGCGAGAAACACGTGATCCATATGCTATTTTTGTATCGGAAGTAATGCTTCAGCAAACACAGATACCCCGCGTACAGGAAAAATATCCCTTATTCTTAAAACGTTTTCCTACCATAACTCATTTGGCAACAGCACCGCTTGCAAGTGTTCTTATTGAATGGCAAGGCATGGGATATAATCGGCGCGGTATATATTTGAAACGCGCCGCTGAAATAATACAATCGGAACACGGCGGCATTATTCCTAAAACAATTCATGAGCTTGAACGCCTCCCCGGCATCGGACCATACTCCGCACGCGCCATTCAATGTTTTGCTTATGGCATATGCGAACCATTTGTAGAAACAAATATACGCCGCGTTATTATTCATGAATTTTTTCCGAAAAAACAATCCGTTGCAGATGACGCCATACTGGCTATTCTCTCCTCTATCGAGCCCCAAACAAAAAAACGCGAATGGTATTATGCGCTTATGGACTACGGGCGCGACGGCTTAAAGCATGTGCCGAACCCAAACCGTCGCAGTAAGGGATACGCAAAACAATCGAAATTCGAAGGATCAAATCGGTATATTCGCGCTCAAATTCTTAAGTATATTCTTGCCAATAAAAAAGCGACGAAGGAAGAGCTTTTTGCGTTGCTTACGGACAATCCCCATATTAAGGATCTTTCTTCAAAAAAATATACCGAGATTCTCGCTAAACTACATAAAGATACTACACTCCGGCGAAAAGGAAAATTTTATATGGTATAA
- the secF gene encoding protein translocase subunit SecF — protein sequence MDIIGKRTIWYGISAILSAVSIMAILLWGFNLGIDFTGGSLVELEFDATTPASGDLESSIEALGFGEVRIQPTEEQGVLIRMRDLDEDAHQRVLAAVEEQGSFTEKRFVSIGPVIGGELKQRAIIALALVMIAIVFYIAWAFRKVSEPVQSWKYGLIAIVALLHDVLIPTGVFAYLGAYHGVEIDALFITALLTILGFSVHDTIVVFDRVRENLKKRTGDSFEITVNMSIRENIIRSINTSITLIFVLITLYVWGGESTRMFALALTIGTVLGTYSSIFIASPLLVTWQLADKSK from the coding sequence ATGGATATTATTGGAAAAAGAACTATATGGTACGGTATATCGGCGATTCTCTCGGCGGTAAGTATTATGGCCATTTTATTGTGGGGGTTTAACTTGGGTATAGATTTTACCGGAGGATCTTTGGTGGAGTTGGAATTTGATGCGACTACCCCTGCTTCCGGTGATTTGGAAAGTAGTATTGAGGCATTGGGTTTCGGGGAGGTGCGTATTCAGCCCACGGAAGAGCAGGGTGTGCTTATTCGTATGCGGGATCTGGATGAAGACGCACATCAGCGCGTTCTTGCCGCAGTGGAAGAACAGGGATCTTTTACGGAAAAACGATTTGTTTCCATAGGACCGGTCATTGGAGGAGAACTAAAACAGCGCGCAATTATAGCACTTGCGCTTGTTATGATCGCTATCGTGTTTTATATTGCATGGGCGTTTCGGAAAGTATCAGAGCCGGTGCAGTCATGGAAATACGGTCTTATAGCTATCGTGGCACTACTTCACGATGTTCTTATTCCCACGGGTGTTTTTGCCTATTTAGGAGCTTATCATGGCGTTGAAATAGATGCCCTTTTTATAACGGCACTACTTACCATTCTCGGTTTTTCGGTGCATGATACCATTGTTGTATTTGATCGCGTGCGGGAAAATCTAAAAAAACGTACGGGAGATAGTTTTGAAATAACGGTTAATATGAGTATCCGGGAAAATATTATTCGTTCCATTAATACGTCAATAACGCTTATTTTTGTTCTTATTACGCTCTATGTCTGGGGTGGGGAATCAACGAGAATGTTCGCACTTGCCCTTACCATAGGAACGGTGTTGGGAACATATTCCTCCATTTTTATTGCAAGTCCTCTTCTTGTTACCTGGCAACTCGCCGATAAAAGTAAATAG
- the secD gene encoding protein translocase subunit SecD, whose protein sequence is MMSLLLFIVGGVAGLFVFPAHIPFIENVPLFERPFRLGLDLQGGTHLVYQADITEIPAGDVEESMEGLRDVIERRVNVFGVAEPLIQVEQSGESQRLIVELAGIKDINEAIRLIGETPFLEFRTEREEPIDPEAESISADEFFVPTKLTGKFLERADVAFDSVSGQPHVTLRFNEEGAALFEEITEENIGRQVAIYLDGILVSAPVVQQKIAGGTAQITGNFTADEVRDMVRRLNSGALPVPITLISQQSVEASLGAESLVRNITAGIYGLIVVALFMIGWYRLPGLLAVLALLLYTVIVLTIFKLIPVTLTAAGVAGFILSIGIAVDANILIFERFKEEMARGRTIENALEEGFVRAWTSIRDSNVSSLITASILYWFGSSLIQGFALTLGIGILVSMFSAITITRTFLRAFSWNEGMMVRKLFGVK, encoded by the coding sequence ATGATGAGTCTTCTGTTGTTTATCGTCGGCGGGGTTGCCGGGCTTTTCGTCTTTCCGGCGCATATTCCTTTTATAGAAAATGTACCGTTGTTTGAGCGTCCTTTTCGATTAGGACTCGATTTACAGGGAGGGACGCACCTTGTATACCAGGCCGACATAACGGAAATTCCGGCGGGAGACGTAGAGGAATCCATGGAAGGACTCCGGGATGTTATCGAGCGGCGCGTGAACGTGTTTGGTGTTGCGGAGCCGCTTATTCAGGTGGAGCAGTCGGGAGAAAGTCAGCGTCTCATTGTGGAGCTTGCAGGTATTAAAGATATTAACGAGGCGATTCGTCTTATTGGCGAGACGCCTTTTTTGGAATTTCGCACGGAACGGGAAGAACCGATAGATCCCGAAGCGGAAAGCATTTCAGCGGATGAGTTTTTTGTACCGACCAAGCTTACGGGGAAATTTTTGGAGCGGGCGGATGTGGCGTTTGATAGCGTGAGCGGACAACCGCATGTAACACTTCGATTTAATGAAGAAGGAGCCGCTTTATTTGAAGAAATTACAGAGGAAAATATTGGTCGTCAGGTGGCAATTTATCTTGATGGCATTCTTGTTAGCGCGCCCGTGGTACAGCAAAAAATTGCGGGAGGTACGGCACAAATCACAGGAAATTTTACGGCAGATGAGGTGCGTGATATGGTGCGTCGCTTAAATTCCGGAGCACTTCCGGTCCCGATTACTCTTATTTCCCAGCAAAGCGTGGAGGCATCTTTGGGAGCGGAGTCGCTGGTGCGCAATATAACCGCGGGTATATACGGACTCATTGTCGTTGCCTTGTTTATGATAGGGTGGTACCGATTACCGGGACTTCTTGCCGTACTTGCTCTTCTTTTGTATACGGTTATCGTACTTACCATCTTTAAACTTATCCCTGTTACACTAACGGCCGCGGGAGTTGCTGGTTTTATTCTTTCCATCGGTATTGCGGTGGATGCCAATATTCTTATATTCGAGCGATTCAAAGAAGAAATGGCGAGAGGGCGTACCATAGAAAATGCGCTTGAAGAAGGGTTTGTGCGTGCATGGACGTCTATTCGCGATTCCAATGTTTCAAGTCTTATTACGGCATCCATTCTTTATTGGTTTGGAAGCAGTCTTATTCAGGGATTCGCCCTTACGTTGGGTATTGGTATTTTAGTGAGTATGTTTTCAGCAATTACTATTACGCGCACGTTTCTTCGCGCTTTTTCGTGGAATGAGGGCATGATGGTGCGAAAACTTTTTGGCGTAAAATAA
- the rplK gene encoding 50S ribosomal protein L11, producing the protein MADNKKIKTVLKLQIKAGKATPAPPVGTALGPHGINIGDFVNKFNQATADKGDDIIPAEITIYEDRTFDFKLKTPPASDMLRKAAGVDKGSGQPLRKKVGTVTRDQVRDMAERKKEDLNANDTEAAMRIIEGTARSMGIEVENL; encoded by the coding sequence ATGGCAGACAATAAAAAAATAAAAACGGTTCTTAAACTTCAAATTAAAGCCGGGAAAGCAACGCCCGCACCTCCCGTAGGAACGGCATTGGGACCTCATGGTATTAATATTGGAGATTTTGTAAATAAATTTAATCAGGCAACGGCAGATAAAGGAGATGATATTATTCCCGCAGAAATTACCATTTACGAGGATCGGACATTCGATTTTAAACTCAAAACGCCTCCGGCATCCGATATGCTTCGAAAGGCCGCGGGAGTGGATAAAGGTTCCGGACAACCGTTGCGTAAAAAAGTTGGCACGGTAACGCGCGATCAGGTGCGTGATATGGCGGAACGCAAGAAGGAAGACCTAAACGCAAACGATACAGAAGCGGCAATGCGTATTATCGAAGGCACGGCACGAAGTATGGGAATAGAGGTAGAGAATCTGTAA
- a CDS encoding transcription termination/antitermination protein NusG has protein sequence MAKQTAEFGRNWYAVHTYSGYEDAVARNLRQRIESMGMEDKIFTVLVPTEKKIKIKGGKRRVTEEKVYPGYVLVEMIVTDDSWYVIRNTPRVTGFVGSGTTPTPLSEEEMEILLGRMGEDEPKHTVDFTEGDTVKITDGPFKDYEGKVSEVDAEKGKVRVLVSIFGRETPVELDFLQVKRI, from the coding sequence ATGGCAAAACAAACAGCTGAATTTGGTCGGAATTGGTATGCGGTACATACTTATTCCGGCTATGAAGATGCCGTTGCGCGTAATTTACGCCAGCGTATTGAATCTATGGGTATGGAGGATAAGATTTTTACCGTTCTTGTTCCTACCGAGAAAAAAATAAAAATTAAAGGCGGAAAGCGTCGAGTTACCGAGGAAAAAGTGTATCCCGGATATGTACTTGTGGAAATGATTGTGACGGACGATTCATGGTATGTTATTCGAAATACACCGCGGGTAACGGGTTTTGTCGGTTCGGGAACAACCCCAACCCCTCTTTCTGAAGAGGAGATGGAAATATTGCTGGGACGCATGGGCGAAGATGAACCGAAGCACACTGTTGACTTTACCGAGGGAGATACGGTAAAAATCACAGACGGACCATTTAAGGATTACGAAGGAAAGGTGTCGGAAGTTGATGCAGAGAAGGGAAAGGTTCGGGTGCTTGTATCCATTTTTGGACGCGAAACACCGGTAGAATTGGATTTTTTGCAGGTAAAACGTATCTAG